The following proteins come from a genomic window of Neofelis nebulosa isolate mNeoNeb1 chromosome 5, mNeoNeb1.pri, whole genome shotgun sequence:
- the LOC131511481 gene encoding keratin-associated protein 19-4-like, with product MRYYYGNDYGGLGYRCGGLGYGYGLGCGCGCGGFSGLGCGWGGHRYGWCRPSCYGGYGFSSFY from the coding sequence ATGAGATACTACTATGGCAATGACTATGGTGGCCTGGGCTATAGATGTGGAGGCCTGGGTTATGGCTATGGCCTAGGCTGTGGCTGTGGTTGTGGTGGCTTTAGTGGCCTAGGGTGTGGCTGGGGAGGCCACAGATATGGCTGGTGCCGCCCATCATGCTATGGAGGATATGGATTCTCCAGCTtttattga